The window ATAACCGAGACCGGAATGGTCGTCCATCCGGACAGAACCGTCCCCTGAGGGATTAAAATGCTACCCCCCGAGGTAAAATCCATTCTGGAGGAGCTCCGCTCCGAGAGGATACGCGGTGCCAGCTGGATGGCAAGGCGTGGTGCGGAGGCATATCTCGTTCTTGCCGACCTCTTGGAGGGAGATGAACTGAGGAGGGCACTTCTTGAATTAAGAAGGGAACTTCCAGCCATTAATCCGACGATGGCATCTCTCTACAACCTCTCGCGCTTCATTCCAGTAACAGAGAATCCAATTCTAGTTAAATCGAGAGCCGAAGAATTTATCCATCTAATTGACGAGGCAAAGAAAACAATCGGCAACATAGGTAGCGAGCTGATTGATGACGGAGACGTTGTCATAACACACTCCTTCTCCTCGGCTGTTTTTGAGATACTAAAAAGCGCAAAAAACAAGGGGGTAACCTTCCGGGTTATACTCACAGAGAGTGCTCCCGACCACGAGGGAATTGCACTGGCAAGCGCCCTTGAAAAAGAGGGAATTCCATTCGAGCTCATAACCGATGCTCAGCTCGGACTTTTCGCAAAAAAGGCTACGATTGCAATGGTTGGAGCGGACAACGTAACAAAGGACGGGGCCGTAATCAACAAAGCCGGGACTTATCTCCTAGCCCTTGCATCTCATGACAACAACGTTCCCTTTTATGTCGCGGCTGAGAGCTTCAAGCTCCATCCAGAACTCAAAAGTGACGAGGTAGAGATACTCGAGAGGCCCTATGCGAGGCAGGGTTATCGCGTTAGGAACTTTCTGTTTGACATTACTCCATGGAAATACGTCAGGGGCATAATTACAGAACTTGGAATCCTCGTTCCGCCGAGAGAAATTTAAAAAAGGGGAAGAATCAGTTCTCCCCGACGAGCCAGAGGAGGGCGCCCTTGATGAAGGGCCAGTTGCTCTTGATGTACTTTCCATAATAGGCATCGCTCAAGGCCTTGCTCGAGCCGTAGACAACTATTCTGCCCTTTCCGAAGGTTACCGCCGCGGCAACAACGGGTTCGCTTCCCTTCTCGTAAACAATGTTTCCATTGGCATCAACCGCGTAGGCGCTTTCGTAGCCCTTGATTATCCAGACTGCAT of the Thermococcus sp. genome contains:
- a CDS encoding translation initiation factor IF-2B subunit alpha (eIF-2BA; catalyzes the binding of GTP to IF2) produces the protein MLPPEVKSILEELRSERIRGASWMARRGAEAYLVLADLLEGDELRRALLELRRELPAINPTMASLYNLSRFIPVTENPILVKSRAEEFIHLIDEAKKTIGNIGSELIDDGDVVITHSFSSAVFEILKSAKNKGVTFRVILTESAPDHEGIALASALEKEGIPFELITDAQLGLFAKKATIAMVGADNVTKDGAVINKAGTYLLALASHDNNVPFYVAAESFKLHPELKSDEVEILERPYARQGYRVRNFLFDITPWKYVRGIITELGILVPPREI